One Citrus sinensis cultivar Valencia sweet orange chromosome 5, DVS_A1.0, whole genome shotgun sequence genomic window, CGAGAAAGGGGCAGGTCCATCAGGGGTTTCTTCAGGTTCATGAAGAAGGCACCTTAAAAGCCATTCATTTAAAGACTCAACATAGGATTTTTGGGTATTAACCCAGTTATTAAACCGTTTACACCAATTCAGAAGCTCCATCTCAAGATCAAGTGTCGCTTTTAAACCAGCATCTCTTTGGAAGCCAGTGTTTGCCTTAAGAGAGCGAGCTTTGCTTTCCATGATAGCTTGGAACTGTTTCTGGTGGCATTTTAGCATGGACCTCCACATTCTTATCAATCTGCAATCAAAAAGGCATATTATCATATTAACAATTAAACTCTACggtcaagaaaaaaatataatgggAAAGTACAAATATTTCAGATTAGATCCAGTCCTTTTCATTGAATCTTTTGATTTTTGCACAAAtacttttcttaaaaaaaatgtacaaaAAGGAGCACATTGACTAATTGCAAACTTCAGAAGTATCACAGGTAGCAGATCTTTCACCGGTGATCAGTTTCTTCTCATTGGAGAAATCCCAAGAAGTCCTGAAGACTATTTCCAGCAGGGGAAAAGGAAGAGGGTGCAAATTTCACTAACTCCACTTCAGCAAATATTAAACAGacacaaatatattttgaactcTTCTAACATCACCATGACCAAAAAGATTGAACAGTATCCAGTTATTCAAAACCAGGACTagtatttaaatgaaatttagtCAGAATGATAACAGCCAACATCAATTCTCGTAACTAAATAAACAGCAGAAGCACTAATAGTATCTTCGTAGGTCTTCACAAAACAACTGAACCAAAGCCACGTACTATAATTgtgaaaactaaaattaaattgcctAACAAGATCAAGAAGTCATATAGCAGCAATTTATAGCACATCATAAGGAAGCTCTCTCCTCATGCAATCACTGGAGACATCCATTGTAATTAAGGATGAAGCATGGTTATCATCTAACAGCCTTCAATAGGTAATATGGATCTATAAGATAAGTAATCACGAATCTGATCAGGTGTGCTCCAGCCTCTTAAGTAATCAACACACACCAAAAAGATGAATATTTAACAGGCGAAGAAATGAAGTGATTATATACCCATGAATCAGTTCAGTGAGTTGTGGCTGCAATTCTTCGTCCCTCAACTTATGTATCCTGCTTGATATAGCATCAACGGCTCTGATACAAACATTGATCTTAGTCTGCAACTTTCTTATTGAAGCTTGAGTGGCATCTATTTTGCTGGACTCCGCTCCTCGGTCATCTAGCATTCTTAGTTTCTTGCACTgcttttcataaataactcGTAGCTTTTCTTCATCCTAAAATCAGCAAAAATACctagacaaattaaacaagATTCTCTTGCAACCTCAAtgcaaaatctttaaaaactgAAGAAATCGTTGAAGCTAGCAATTGACAGATCCAATTCGATGTACATCTAGTCACTtgttaaaagaatataaaaaagtaCAATTACTTTTGAGAATAAGAATttcagagagagaaagagatagTATAAAGAGAAAGAACACAGTTCCCATGATTGAAAGGACACGTGCCACAAATCTGATGCATAGCAATAAGGGAGATTGATATGACAATCTAGACTAGAGAAATTCAGCATGCAACAGAGTCTGCGAATGAAGTGGCTATGCAGGGTTATAAACATGAGGGTGGGGACAACTTGAACCAACTACATATTCaatcatataataatttactgCATCAATTGACAAAGTCAATTGCCGAATAGCTTCAACCATGGCAAAGCCAAGATAAGAGCTTAGAGAGGTTAGGAATCACTAACAAGCGAAGCAAAAGAGATCATAGACAACTCTTCAAAATCATTTATGCATCCATACCTTAACTTCTTTGTATAATTTCTTCTCCCAAGCGTAAAGTTTGTCCAGAGTAGACGAAAGGTTCCCATTTTTCATGTCAAAGTCTCCCCCAGGTTCCCCACAGTATGCTTTTGCCATCTTTATTGTCCTAGAAGTTACACGTATTGATGACCTGTGTGGAGGTTGTGAAGATATGACAGAAGGTGCAAGCAGGTACAGGATCCTGGAAAAGATCACTGCATATAAACATGTAAGTTTCAATAAGACAGCAAGATAATGGCTAGTTTATAGATATCAAAATAGCACTATCAACTAACAAATTTTGACCATCTGTCTGAAAAGAATTTACTGGTTAAAgccatcaaaataaaataaatggcaTAATCTAGAATCTCAATACAAGAAAGATGGACATACAGCATGCACTAAATCTTGAGAGAAATCTGCAAACAGATTGATCCAACATGTCCACAATAAAATCAAGTTTCAATCAATTCCTCGAGGCATGCTTTCACAAGGCTGTTTTAAAGCAATCAACAAGCAATTCGAAGAAACCTCTTAACTATAATCCGGAAACTCTACAACAAAACAAAGACACAACAATGATTAAGAAATCTACCTTTGAGGAGAGGAGTTGCTCGTTGTTGGTACGGCAACTTGCCCACCTCAAGCAACATCGCAACCTCCTTCCCATAATTAGCAGCAGTCTCAAACTCATCCCTGATCTCCTTCACAACCTCCTGAAGGTCCCTCGTCCCATGAACTGACAATGTGGTTAAACTACTTAGCTTTGAAGACTCGCCACCATCGATTGTAGTTATTGACGAATCTTCTACCTCAAAACTCACctcctttttcctttcttcagAACCATTTGACACAACAGTATCAATACTACGATCACTACTGCTCTTAATCTCTTTAGAGTCAGTTTTCTCAGTGTTTGGTGATTCCCCACTACCAGTGTTTTGCATTGGCACTGACCTTGAAGTTCCCTCACCAAAGTTCACATTCttgtttttatagttaatatTGTTATCCCTCACATCCACATTCACATTATCATTCGCgttcatttcttcattcattttgcttttcatttttccctttttaaaaACCTCAGGCTCTGTCTCATCTTCTAACTCAGGAATCCCTTCTCTCTCCCTCACCACCGTCGAATCCGGGCTACTAGAATTCGACGCGTATCCATACTTATACGAACCCGGATGCATGCCATAATTAGTGCTACCAGCATCATAAGTATCAAACACATTAAAATAATCCCACGTGGACACTCTCGGCGGAGACGGAGGAGGCTGCTGTGGCTTCTCTGCCGGGGGACTCCTCCGCCAACTATTTTCATAAGGACCCGATGGCGAACCCATTGGAAAGCCCAATAACCCACCATTTGGGTAACCAGGGTACGGGCCGTACCCATAACCCGAATCAGTGAACTGCCTCTCGGGCTCCTCGTAAACCATCGACTTCGCAGTCGTCGTAGATTTTCTCATGTAATACATGTTGTAATTACTCCCACTTGGAGGGTAGGCCCAGTTCCGCTGAGCATAGTTACTTTCGTTTGGAGGGTAGCCCCAGTTCTGCTGAGCATAACTACTTTCATTTGGAGGATAGCCCCAGTTCTGCTCAGAGTAATTGTAAGGATAATCGAAATGGTTGTTGTAAGAAGACGAAGGCTGGTCCTCTTGTTCTCCTATTTCTCGTTGTTTATGTTTTACATCATATTCATCTTCGCTATCTTCAATGTGGATATGGCCCGAGCCCGGCCCCGGACCCGAACCCGAGTCAGTGTCCAAATCCGAATCTGAAGACAAGCGCAAATGCGAATGCGAATGcgaatgggaatgagaattaGGTTCCTCTTGAATGTCttcttttaacttattctCGTCAACCGAGTGCGAAATCGACGTGGACGACGACGAGTTCATCCGATTCCGTCGCCTCGAAGATGACTTCCCTTCGTCGGAGGGCAACGTGAGGACGGGAGAATCCGGAGAAGAATCGGCGCCGGCGGTCACGAGCCCTTCCTCGACGAACTTCCGAAACGCGTCGCCGACGTCTTTCAAGGAGTAGAAGTAGGCAACATGCGCGGCAGCAAAAGCGTAGCGGTGGTCGGAGGCTGCCTTGATAAGTTGCTTGCGTTCTCGGCAAAGCGTCACGAGCGGTAAGTCGTCCACTTTGGATCCTCCGCAGCCCattgaattgaaaaagaaacttCCAGATGAAGAAGACGAAGGTCACGTGATCGACAAGAAACTTGCGGAGCAATAGTACTTCTCATGGCGACTCCTCCTCCTGCTGCCGTTGGTGGCGATGTCCGTACAAACAACGAACAAGAGAAGATGGCATTGTGAGTAAATAAAAGTAGATCCGAGGGCGATTTCACTTTTTTCAACAAATCACCAAAacgaaaattgaaatatatgtATGTACTAAAAGAACGCAGGAGAGAAATCTGACCGTCGGTAAATTTAGAAATCAGATTTGCAAGTGCGATGAAATTTGAAAGACTCGACAGAGTGAGTGATGAGATACgcgcgttttttttttttctttgttttgctTCTGATTCTCTGcgattacttaattaatttaagctCCTTTTTATTGAAATCCGAATTTCTGAACCAAAAGAAGAATAGATAAAATTTTGCATGGAGATTCGCGAGTGTTTGGAACTTGCactgattaaaaattaaatgaattttgtagGAAAGTGAGGAGAGAGAATGGGGGGGCCTCTTCTTTCAGTGCGAGCAGAGATGGTTTCAGAAATTGCAGCAGAAGACGAAGGCTCGAGGAACCCGCCAATGGTAACGGACCTTGTCATCATCAcctttttctccatttttactttttttttgtttttttaatcctttcattttaattttattttgttggtgGCCTGCACGCTGCACTGCACAGTTATTGCACCTAGTCTCCCTAGGGGCCTATTATTTATGACTGTCAAGTCATCGATGCATTTCAcgtgacttttttttttttttttttttttttaacccctCCAGTAAATACTCGACCGGATAAATCTTTTACCATTTAGCAAACGCGGTGAGGTGTGTGTGGCATTGagtacaattaataattatttttaaagttagaAACAACCATTTCTAGTTGTCTCTGTGGGATGCTGTTGTGGTTGAATGATACCATCGGTGGAGTTGGTTACTACTTGCTGGCTTTGGATACCCATTTTGAGATCTGGATACTGTTAAATgattcccctttttttttcccctataattaaatatttaatattaaattcatcGTTGAAGCTATCAAATTTAGACGGTGATAATTGTGTAGTCTTGGTGTTCGACATCATCGGTGGCTCATTAAATGCCGTTGGATTGAAATTAGTCCttttaaaaactcattaaAGCAATTAATAAAGATTGATACCCTGCTCGGATTAGAAAATTAGaacaataataaagataaaaaaaaagttcacaattctaaaaataaaactaaagaaatagcttgagaaaataaatatatattttttaaaaaaataaagaaaagttttGGGAATTCCAACAaatacccccccccccccccccggttATCACCACGAACAAATTATGAGTAAAGTATCCCATGCCctttgtttaatattaaaaaaaaaaagcagcaGTGCACAAACTTTGCATTTTTATACTAACAGCagtattgttgttgttattccACTATTTTTATAGCGTTTGTAGTAATTTTATCAATCCATCATTAACTAActtttttgcattttagtttaaatttaaaatatttgtgttgTTGAAGAATATTTTCGAATATTGGCACGCACAAGACACTGCAATTTTCACCAGTGGCAgttctagaaaaataatttaccgggGGCTAAATTACATgacaacaaaatataaaaattgaaatttgaatatataaaatttttgataatacGTTTACAATTGTTCTTTATGCGATTTCATATTCTGAAAACGTTGTGTAATAGATTCATTATCAACACTATTAAATGCATCTTGTTCTacataaacaattaaattattatttatctatttatctCCTATCTGATTCCGAAATTCTTTCTTCACAAATTTCATTGTTGAAAATATTCTCTTTACTGTGGTTgtgaaaactaaaaaaataagactATTTGATAATCTAACAgggaattatttaaaaatttattatttttttttaaacaaaaaaaaattcagtggAGGCTTGAGCCCCCACTAGTCCTACACTACATCCGCCTCTGATTTTcacaaacttctttttttatggtatatattatatttagcAGTATAgactttgatttttatttaatatttagaagaaaaaaaaagataattttttttttttctgtagtATATAATTTGTGGGTTATTGACTTATGAGTACAGACAGACAACAGAAAAAGTATTCATAATTTTGGATGTacgttattttattttccttaataATAAGTACACTTTGCACTTTTTTCAAACACGTCCTAGTCGGCGTGGTGATGACGTGAACAACAGTTTGGTGGGCAGTTTTAATAGTGGCATGATCGCCGCCTTTGGTCGGGAATCAACGAAAGAGTAAGAGACACACGTTAGCACACCACACGCATTTGGAAGTTGGACTGCTGCGGTACAAAACACAAATCATCCACCTCCGCCTTTGTACCCcaaccaattaattaattagataatcaTGGATCATGTGAATATAAACTCACCGATGACGCCACaactttaaatgtgattttgtaACACtctaaaataacataatttaaggttaaaaaaaaaagtccatCAAAGAGTACAATCAAATGATTCATATTTTGTTCATCTTATTTTAAGTGTCGTATCTTAAATTTGGATATACTTAATTTAAGATATacctaataataattatctttgCGCTACATCGTATCTTAAATATGAGGAAATTAAATCggttaatataaaatttagaacttacaaatattaaaatagtaattaCATGATAggatttgttaatttattgtcAACGTTATAAACATGACACGATGCCATAATAAGATTTGCTAATAAACAGTATTGTTAAGATTTACCTCTTAATATCATCCtattgtcattaatttttccattattttgtttaaaccTCACCAAACTCGTGgccaaattttaatattgggACCGTTTAGCTAAACAACAGAAGAAGACAGACGGCTGAAGAGATAAAATTGTGGATAGACAAAAAGGAAGTAGTGGCGTTGTTGTTATCTGATAAAGTAGAGATTTAACGGAAACCCTTTTCTTAAACTGGATGACCTTATGCTGTCCTTAGATTCTCTCCTCCATTTATAGATATAATAAGCTCACTTGTCTTGTCACCTTCCTcttgtttaatatttatttatttaatgaatgaaAGGAAATTTGATATCggttatttcaaattttatcccttgaaaataataataaacaaataaacgaCTTGGGTAATTTCTCCAATTTAGTTCttgtcccccccccccccctcccaaATTAAGGTTTTGGGCCACCATTGCACCAACACCCGTTCACTCGTCCATACATTTTAGGTAAATCATACGAACTTCATTACtgtgttattatttttgtgtgaAGAATAAGTTACAGCTGAGCACCGGATAAGtttaacttcaaattttataacgTGGACGGTGGGGCCGTTCACTCGTCCATACATTTTAGGTAAATCATACGAACCTCATTACTGTGTTATTATTCTTGTGTGAAGAATAAGTTACAGCTGAGCACCGGATAAGTTTAACTTCAAACTTTATAACGTGGACGGTGGGGTAGCATTTTGAAAATACTTTAAGGCAAATGTTATGTTACGTTAAATGTAACATACATACTCtacaacaaccacacaaatgATATAATCCATCATTTATGTGATTGTTGTGAAATGTTTATGTTAAGTTTAATGTAACATTGGGCTCCCGTGCTTTAAATGGCTGTTGTAAACGAATTTGTTACCTGATTCTGTATTGATTGAGGCATTAAAAGATGGTCGTACTGTCAGTATTTGGCAGCCAAgttaagaaaaaatgaaataagatttgGTAAGAGGTAAGGGCATTAGAGATAAAAATTTCACGAATTAAAAGGTGTATATGAAGGACACCAAGTCAAACTTCAGGGGCAATAATGAAAATACACTTCAAACTTTGAGCCCACGCCCGCGATCACGGCTATAATTTGCATGCCTCAACAGGGTGACCAGTGACACGTGGTGCATTACCGTACGGCCTGGAGTACCGGTACCtattctttatcatttttcgtTCTGGGAGCCACATTGACTTCATGCATGGGCGATGGGTTTAGTTAAACGTTTAGTGGCTCAAAAATTCATGTTCTGATTCAGTGGCTGTGATTCATCGCTATCCATCTGCTGCCATCAGTTTTGTGCATACTATTTCTATCCAATCGTTTGACTGAATTGGCTCCAACATAGATCTGTACATGATGTGAGTTCCATCCTCTTGCTGGCCCCTTtttagctaaaaaaaaaagtcaattttataattatttaatgattttcctAAGTCATAATTATTAGAACTTACAATTAAGTgtaaacatgaaaaataaaatagtagagttgaataaattaattataaattttatttcaccGTAAGCTGTATACTTACGAAACCATTatttaatatcaaattttgattttttcttttttaaatatttgaaattgacGCGGGATGTTTTTTTACTAAGGATTGATTTGGTTGATCTGTAAACTGCAGTTAATTGAAGATTTTAAGTATAATGATGGATGGAAGCATGAGACTGATGTTCAGCGCGTGGATTATGCTCATGGTTATtgtgcaaattaaatttaatcgCGACAGATGTTGCATATTTACACGTCTTGACATACGTAGATTAATATTCTCAAATTAATtcgaatttatttaattttaaatggaGTGATGATATTTGATTCTCTTAAAGATCTTAACAATTCTTGGTTAAATTCACTGAacgttttaaaattattgttctcTCTCAATAAATTCCATCTAATCCCTACTGCGCTCCtgcaataattttaatcattttccaacactccacaaaaaaaaaaaaaaaaaaaattacttattttatgttttcaaCAACTAATAATATAACGCCACGTCATCTTACGCAAGAGTAATTTGTACAAAGATTTTGTAATCCCattattacatttttcttttcaataatatACCATAGGCCCTAACAACATTTGTGATCACCTAAAAACGTAGCAAAATACAAATTAGCTAccagagattttttttttttttttattcactatgaaataaaagtttttagttaatttaactTGGGGACAAAGCCGAAGATACTAAATTTTATCCCGAAAAGAATTAAacacgttttttttttaccgaAGTTGACCACTGATCGATTCATTCTATAAGTTGATCGCTTGTAATAATCcgatttgaaaatttcatcGGAGCCAAACAAGTAGTCAAGAGAAGATCCAATAAAACATCATTAATTCAACAAACATAAACAACATTCAACCGTTAACCTAATCTGAACGATAATATTGAATTGAAGacattgcaaaagaaaaatcaacgTTCAATTATCATCTCTCATTGAATTCAAATCCTTCAACATGTCTTGGTGAGGCCGTGCCACTTTACACTCAAAAGAATTGGAGCCCTTCATGCCTCGTTCGAATTAACTTGCTGGACAAAAGGCtataaaaagcaaataaaagagtCCTGAAGCTTGAACGGATTTTGATAGTCatgattattgaaaaatatttttgaaaagtttAAAGACTGATGCAGAAGCATTTATTTGTTGATCCAATATAATAATCATTAGCAGTGTTAAAAAAACACACTGACTGTTCTCATTTCGACATTAGATAAGTAACTGAGATATATCCGAATTTCCACCgacaattatattattactcttttgaactttttaatttcttgtgcAAATTAATACTTTCTCCATCATTCAAACTGAAAGCATGCATTGGTTGTTTTCTCAACCAATTAATAACAATCTTTTTTTGGTAAATAGTCTTATTGACATCAATCACGACAACTAATTTGGACCAACTTGTTTCAATTCCACGAGGGAATTCTGAGTTACTGCTGTTAAAATTCAACGAGGTCAAAGtaaaatccaaaaaagaaGGTGAAGTGATTTGTTGAAGTGTCACGCTTTCACCTCAGCATGTACCAAGCTTTTTGACCTCTACAAGGTAACAACTTACGCAATTTTTCCAAATGATCCAAGAAATTACGGCTGCAAATTGTTGCTTTAACcttcataaataaattgagagagaaaacaaaaagtgttaaaatatatatatatataaatgttcGATTTTAAAGTGCaggaaacttttaaaaaacacaTATAGTTTTAAAGACTTACAACTGTAAGTCTTTAAAATCACgtgattttaaagtttttccaCATTTTTCCACACTTTAAAATACctgactatatatatatatataaaccgACAAACCACTATTGCATTACAGCCATTACTCCATACAAGATTAAAGCAATTTTTGAATCACAGTGTTATAAGTCTTGAATAATCACAAGACTTGCCCTTAAGAATGATTGACAATCATTTCACTTTCGCAACATATTTATTATCCTTTTCAATATTCACCCACTCTCCCTAATAAAGTTCACTGAGCTTTCATCGGTTGATTAGGCTTGCTTTATGTATTCATTCTGTTACCGTCGTTATCCATCGGTAATCTTGGATTATTACGTAATTTGCTTACCTGGTTTGGGCTTACTGAAATTTATTGAGCTCTTGGTTTCGGGTCGGTAATTTAAGATAACTAATAtctctttttaaaaatctgCATAAGAAGAAGCTACACGCTTTGCCTAGCAggttttaatttaaacattGAAAGCTAAAGTGGTTCTTCTAGAATCGAGTAACAAGCCAAGGCAAAAATGtgcagaaaagaaaaggatctCTCTTCTAATAATAAGCCTTTTAAGACAAAAATCTGAGTAAAAAGATAAGCGCTGCAATTATGCGATTTAAACCCcccaaaagaagaaagaaaaaatttctagAGGAACCAAAAAGCTTCCCAAACGTGATGCATCTGTGAGAGCTATCATTAACTTGACAGCCCATGTGCTTCCCTACTGGAAGCAGACCATGATTTCATATCTTCCTTCCTttaatatatgcatgtatgtGTTAAAAGTAGGgggaaaaataaagttaaaaagcATTTTTCGGTTTTCCATTTCCCCCCGGTAAAAGCAACATAcctttaccaaaaaaaaaaaaaaaaaaagcc contains:
- the LOC102610149 gene encoding protein ALTERED PHOSPHATE STARVATION RESPONSE 1-like is translated as MGCGGSKVDDLPLVTLCRERKQLIKAASDHRYAFAAAHVAYFYSLKDVGDAFRKFVEEGLVTAGADSSPDSPVLTLPSDEGKSSSRRRNRMNSSSSTSISHSVDENKLKEDIQEEPNSHSHSHSHSHLRLSSDSDLDTDSGSGPGPGSGHIHIEDSEDEYDVKHKQREIGEQEDQPSSSYNNHFDYPYNYSEQNWGYPPNESSYAQQNWGYPPNESNYAQRNWAYPPSGSNYNMYYMRKSTTTAKSMVYEEPERQFTDSGYGYGPYPGYPNGGLLGFPMGSPSGPYENSWRRSPPAEKPQQPPPSPPRVSTWDYFNVFDTYDAGSTNYGMHPGSYKYGYASNSSSPDSTVVREREGIPELEDETEPEVFKKGKMKSKMNEEMNANDNVNVDVRDNNINYKNKNVNFGEGTSRSVPMQNTGSGESPNTEKTDSKEIKSSSDRSIDTVVSNGSEERKKEVSFEVEDSSITTIDGGESSKLSSLTTLSVHGTRDLQEVVKEIRDEFETAANYGKEVAMLLEVGKLPYQQRATPLLKVIFSRILYLLAPSVISSQPPHRSSIRVTSRTIKMAKAYCGEPGGDFDMKNGNLSSTLDKLYAWEKKLYKEVKDEEKLRVIYEKQCKKLRMLDDRGAESSKIDATQASIRKLQTKINVCIRAVDAISSRIHKLRDEELQPQLTELIHGLIRMWRSMLKCHQKQFQAIMESKARSLKANTGFQRDAGLKATLDLEMELLNWCKRFNNWVNTQKSYVESLNEWLLRCLLHEPEETPDGPAPFSPSRIGAPPVFIICNDWYQAMVRISEKEVTGTMSGFASTLHQLWERQDEEQRQRIKAEYLSKDFEKQLSTLRMERGKLKHDQDALSDKTALSKVSDSGVSPLDDLKVDLDSMRKRLVEEKARHKEAIKLVHNAASSSLQAGLVPIFEALSKFTTEVVKAHEQVRLENTGGSTGNA